A window from Halomicrobium urmianum encodes these proteins:
- a CDS encoding heme-binding protein, with product MQREPPQTEEGWYVLHDLRSVDWDAWRAAPDRERERALAEGVEYLRSHEAVEDADEGQSAVYTVLGADADLMVLHLRPTMADLDAAERRFERTEFARFTERTESYVSVTEASGYTEKSREYFEGDLDEDSGLAQYIQARLHPDVPDEEFVCFYPMDKRRQPDQNWYDLPFEERAEHIKRHGEIGREYGGKVKQMIAGSTGLDDWEWGITLWADDVTDIKDLLTRMRFDPSSSKYAEFGPFYVGRRFPPEDLPAVLAGDRVPTGEGEERSSPAAASTAGATAADGHAADAGHAGGAHPGSAAEGDHPHGGEAAGDDGGAADEGSDEADDDGDDSASSGGRPPVGGGDFRDVDDATERLATLGVRPGADYDPGDYGLVFYSDADAEELADEISGLRENFDHYDRHVLTGVRASDGRAAAVSVWTAKEAAETAAGFLGDLPGVDERYGGPLAADDAGGDAAAPDGSDAAGTGDRDADAIREQLAEEDVYAGQPHGEDVYALALYSEADPDDLFEEVTDLRGNFDHYDTHVKTAVYGAVDGDRTAVVSLWETQDAADTAAGFLTDLPEVVGRPDAGDGFGTMGMFYAVEPDYREEFVDTFREVGGMLTEMDGHRETTLLANREDETDMFIASQWDSKEDAMAFFRSDEFRETVEWGREVLADQPRHVFLA from the coding sequence ATGCAACGAGAGCCGCCGCAGACGGAGGAAGGCTGGTACGTCCTCCACGACCTGCGGTCCGTCGACTGGGACGCCTGGCGGGCGGCCCCGGACCGCGAGCGCGAACGCGCCCTCGCAGAGGGCGTCGAGTACCTGCGGTCCCACGAGGCCGTCGAGGACGCGGACGAGGGCCAGTCGGCCGTCTACACCGTCCTCGGGGCCGACGCCGACCTCATGGTCCTGCACCTCCGGCCGACGATGGCCGACCTGGACGCCGCCGAGCGGCGCTTCGAGCGGACCGAGTTCGCCCGCTTCACGGAACGGACGGAGTCCTACGTCTCCGTCACGGAGGCGTCGGGCTACACCGAGAAGTCCCGGGAGTACTTCGAGGGCGACCTCGACGAGGACTCCGGGCTGGCCCAGTACATCCAGGCCCGGCTCCACCCGGACGTGCCGGACGAGGAGTTCGTCTGCTTCTACCCGATGGACAAGCGCCGCCAGCCCGACCAGAACTGGTACGACCTGCCCTTCGAGGAGCGGGCCGAGCACATCAAGCGCCACGGCGAGATCGGCCGCGAGTACGGCGGCAAGGTCAAGCAGATGATCGCCGGCTCGACCGGGCTGGACGACTGGGAGTGGGGCATCACGCTGTGGGCCGACGACGTGACCGACATCAAGGATCTGCTGACGCGGATGCGGTTCGACCCCTCCTCCTCGAAGTACGCCGAGTTCGGCCCCTTCTACGTGGGCCGGCGCTTCCCGCCCGAGGACCTGCCGGCCGTGCTGGCCGGTGATCGCGTGCCCACCGGTGAGGGCGAGGAGCGGTCGTCCCCGGCCGCGGCGTCCACCGCCGGCGCGACCGCCGCGGACGGCCACGCCGCCGACGCCGGCCACGCGGGCGGCGCCCACCCCGGCTCCGCCGCCGAGGGCGACCACCCCCACGGCGGCGAGGCCGCCGGCGACGACGGCGGAGCCGCCGACGAGGGCAGCGACGAAGCGGACGACGACGGCGACGATTCGGCGTCCTCCGGCGGCCGTCCGCCGGTCGGCGGCGGCGACTTCCGGGACGTCGACGACGCCACCGAGCGCCTCGCGACGCTGGGCGTCCGCCCCGGCGCCGACTACGACCCCGGCGACTACGGGCTGGTCTTCTACTCCGACGCCGACGCCGAGGAGCTGGCCGACGAGATCTCTGGCCTGCGCGAGAACTTCGACCACTACGACCGCCACGTGCTGACCGGCGTCCGCGCCAGCGACGGCCGGGCCGCTGCCGTCAGCGTCTGGACCGCGAAGGAGGCCGCCGAGACGGCCGCGGGCTTCCTCGGCGACCTGCCCGGTGTCGACGAGCGCTACGGCGGGCCGCTGGCCGCGGACGACGCGGGCGGGGACGCGGCCGCGCCAGACGGCAGTGACGCCGCCGGGACCGGCGACCGCGACGCCGACGCTATCCGCGAGCAGCTCGCCGAGGAGGACGTCTACGCCGGCCAGCCCCACGGCGAGGACGTGTACGCGCTGGCGCTGTACTCCGAGGCCGACCCGGACGACCTGTTCGAGGAGGTGACCGACCTCCGGGGGAACTTCGACCACTACGACACCCACGTCAAGACTGCCGTCTACGGGGCCGTCGACGGCGACCGGACCGCCGTGGTCAGCCTCTGGGAGACGCAGGACGCCGCGGACACCGCCGCCGGGTTCCTGACCGACCTCCCCGAGGTCGTCGGCCGCCCCGACGCCGGTGACGGCTTCGGCACTATGGGCATGTTCTACGCCGTCGAGCCCGACTACCGCGAGGAGTTCGTCGACACCTTCCGCGAGGTCGGCGGCATGCTCACCGAGATGGACGGCCACCGCGAGACCACGCTGCTGGCCAACCGCGAGGACGAGACCGACATGTTCATCGCCAGCCAGTGGGACTCGAAGGAGGACGCCATGGCGTTCTTCCGCAGCGACGAGTTCCGCGAGACCGTCGAGTGGGGCCGCGAGGTGCTGGCCGACCAGCCGCGGCACGTGTTCCTGGCATAG
- a CDS encoding erythromycin esterase family protein: MSSLQRGNRREEGLDEAVDAVRRNARGLAEPADLDPIVEAAADRSYVLIGEASHGTSEFYRWRARLTARLIRETDVAFVGVEGDWTDCFAVNRHVRGYDDAPDETREVLHEFDRWPTWMWANWEVAEFVEWLREHNDGRDLGDQTGFYGIDVYNLFESMDAVVDYLEGVDLEGAERARDAYHCFEPYGEDAREYARETRLVPENCEAEVLDVLTDVRERARSYDADGPEAEFDAEQNALVAKNAEAYYRAMVSADEESWNVRDEHMMETVDRLLDRPEIDGTAVVWAHNTHVGDARATDMVDRGRLNVGQLARERHGADDVLLVGFGTHHGSVVAGDAWDAPMEEMTVPRAQDTSYEDVFDRAGVGDSYLLFDDVDDPEPLARERGHRAIGVVYHPKRELGNYVPTDLPERYDAYLHVQESSALHPMHMEPYRTEAPDTFPWGV, from the coding sequence ATGAGTTCGCTCCAGCGCGGCAACCGACGCGAGGAGGGGCTGGACGAGGCCGTCGACGCGGTCCGGCGGAACGCACGGGGCCTGGCGGAGCCGGCCGACCTCGACCCGATCGTCGAGGCCGCGGCGGACCGGTCGTACGTCCTGATCGGCGAGGCCTCTCACGGCACGAGCGAGTTCTACCGCTGGCGGGCGCGGCTGACCGCGCGGCTGATCCGCGAGACCGACGTCGCGTTCGTCGGCGTCGAGGGCGACTGGACCGACTGCTTCGCCGTCAACCGCCACGTCCGGGGGTACGACGACGCGCCCGACGAGACGCGGGAGGTCCTACACGAGTTCGACCGCTGGCCGACCTGGATGTGGGCCAACTGGGAGGTCGCCGAGTTCGTCGAGTGGCTCCGCGAGCACAACGATGGCCGGGACCTCGGCGACCAGACCGGATTCTACGGGATCGACGTCTACAACCTGTTCGAGTCGATGGACGCCGTCGTCGACTACCTCGAGGGCGTCGACCTCGAGGGCGCCGAGCGCGCCCGGGACGCCTACCACTGCTTCGAGCCCTACGGCGAGGACGCCCGCGAGTACGCCCGGGAGACGCGACTGGTCCCCGAGAACTGCGAGGCCGAGGTGCTCGACGTGCTGACGGACGTCCGGGAGCGGGCCCGGAGCTACGACGCCGACGGCCCCGAGGCGGAGTTCGACGCCGAGCAGAACGCGCTGGTCGCGAAGAACGCCGAGGCGTACTACCGTGCGATGGTCTCGGCCGACGAGGAGTCCTGGAACGTCCGCGACGAGCACATGATGGAGACGGTCGACCGCCTGCTGGACCGGCCCGAGATCGACGGCACGGCCGTCGTCTGGGCGCACAACACCCACGTCGGCGACGCGCGGGCGACGGACATGGTCGATCGCGGGCGGCTCAACGTCGGCCAGCTGGCCCGCGAGCGCCACGGGGCGGACGACGTCCTCCTCGTGGGCTTCGGCACCCACCACGGCTCCGTCGTCGCCGGCGACGCCTGGGACGCGCCGATGGAGGAGATGACGGTCCCGCGCGCGCAGGACACCAGCTACGAGGACGTCTTCGACCGCGCCGGCGTCGGCGACTCCTACCTGCTGTTCGACGACGTCGACGACCCCGAACCGCTGGCCCGCGAGCGCGGCCACCGCGCCATCGGCGTCGTGTACCACCCCAAGCGCGAGCTGGGCAACTACGTCCCGACGGACCTGCCGGAGCGCTACGACGCCTACCTCCACGTCCAGGAGTCCTCGGCGCTGCACCCGATGCACATGGAGCCCTACCGGACGGAGGCGCCCGACACCTTCCCCTGGGGCGTCTGA